The proteins below come from a single Zea mays cultivar B73 chromosome 8, Zm-B73-REFERENCE-NAM-5.0, whole genome shotgun sequence genomic window:
- the LOC541880 gene encoding protein-tyrosine-phosphatase MKP1 isoform X2, producing MATPDDGPAPAGGRKFWRSVSWSEAREPPPPAPPDVAGGQSRRGLPPPPLTPRSMSSKARSCLPPLQPLAITRRSLDEWPKAGSDDVGEWPNPTTPGASRAGGGGGGSSPAKPGEGLRLDLSSLRSQGRKDQIAFFDKECSKVADHVYLGGDAVAKNRDILRKNGITHVLNCVGFVCPEYFKSDLVYRTLWLQDSPTEDITSILYDVFDYFEDVREQGGRVLVHCCQGVSRSTSLVIAYLMWREGQSFDDAFQFVKAARGIANPNMGFACQLLQCQKRVHAIPLSPNSVLRMYRMAPHSQYAPLHLVPKMLNDPSPATLDSRGAFIVHVLSSLYVWVGMKCDPVMEKDAKAAAFQVVRYEKVQGHIKVVREGLEPQEFWDAFSSMPPNSDSNTKISKDQIDSASKSDPGSRKNESYDADFELVYKAITGGVVPAFSTSGAGDETHLPARESSWSLLRHKFISRSLARVYSDSALMKDFDPRVQHLAAEASTSPPFLSPSSLSSDSSVSSKSPLSQSSNEGASKPSGMESIHSPSKTSSIAERRGGFTLLKLPSLQKDLVLPPRVPSIVLPPRAPSSIRRTEDASDNSTNGVKQLTSEFCSEKCTGNSLSSHSETRLIERTDSNSEVCSNAQLVVYQWPSMGKLTTFARKDLDPKSVLIFVTSNAIRRGEAVKMVYVWVGGENESSKSVDSVDWQQVTSDFLHLKGLSNVLPVKVFKEHEAENLLELLNVS from the exons ATGGCGACCCCCGACGACGGCCCGGCGCCGGCCGGGGGGCGCAAGTTCTGGCGCTCCGTGTCGTGGTCCGAGGCGCgggagccgccgccgccggccccgCCGGACGTCGCGGGCGGGCAGTCCCGCCGCggcttgccgccgccgccgctcaccCCGCGGTCGATGAGCTCCAAGGCGCGGTCGTGCCTCCCGCCGCTGCAGCCGCTCGCCATCACCCGCCGCAGCCTGGACGAGTGGCCCAAGGCGGGGTCCGACGACGTTGGCGAGTGGCCCAACCCCACCACGCCGGGCGCCTccagggcgggcggcggcgggggCGGGTCCTCCCCCGCCAAGCCCGGGGAGGGGCTCCGCCTCGACCTCTCCTCGCTCCGGTCGCAGGGGCGCAAGGACCAGATCGCCTTCTTCGACAAGGAGTGCTCCAAGGTCGCCGACCACGTCTACCTCGGCGGCGACGCCGTCGCCAAGAACCGCGACATCCTCAGGAAGAACGGCATCACCCACGTGCTCAACTGTGTGGGCTTTGTCTGCCCGGAGTACTTCAAGTCGGACCTAGTCTACCGCACCCTCTGGCTGCAGGACAGCCCCACCGAGGACATCACCAGCATCCTGTACGACGTGTTTGACTACTTCGAGGACGTCAGGGAGCAGGGCGGCCGCGTGCTTGTGCATTGCTGCCagggggtgtcacgctccacgtcGCTGGTCATCGCCTACTTGATGTGGAGGGAAGGCCAGAGCTTCGATGACGCCTTCCAGTTTGTCAAGGCTGCCCGGGGGATCGCAAATCCAAACATGGGCTTTGCATGCCAGCTTCTCCAGTGCCAGAAGCGTGTGCATGCGATTCCGCTGTCACCAAATTCAGTGCTCAGGATGTACCGCATGGCGCCTCACTCCCAGTATGCCCCTCTGCATTTGGTGCCCAAAATGCTCAACGACCCATCCCCAGCCACCCTTGACTCTAGAGGCGCGTTCATTGTGCATGTTCTCTCGTCGCTCTATGTCTGGGTTGGAATGAAGTGTGATCCGGTAATGGAAAAGGATGCAAAGGCTGCTGCGTTTCAGGTAGTGAGGTATGAGAAGGTGCAGGGGCACATCAAGGTTGTGAGAGAAGGTCTGGAGCCGCAGGAGTTCTGGGATGCATTTTCAAGTATGCCACCTAATTCAGATAGTAATACAAAGATTAGCAAGGACCAGATCGATTCAGCATCCAAGAGTGACCCAGGAAGCCGGAAAAATGAGTCCTATGACGCTGATTTTGAGCTTGTCTACAAAGCAATCACTGGGGGAGTGGTCCCTGCATTTTCAACTTCTGGGGCTGGTGATGAGACCCATCTTCCAGCTAGAGAAAGTAGCTGGAGTTTACTGAGGCACAAGTTTATCTCCAGGTCGCTAGCTCGTGTTTATTCAGATTCTGCTCTAATGAAGGATTTTGATCCACGGGTACAACACCTGGCTGCTGAGGCATCAACCTCACCTCCTTTCCTTTCTCCAAGCTCCTTATCATCGGATTCAAGTGTCAGCTCGAA GTCTCCCCTTTCTCAATCATCTAATGAAGGAGCTTCAAAGCCTTCTGGCATGGAATCAATACACTCTCCTTCCAAGACCTCTTCTATAGCAGAAAGGAGAGGAGGCTTCACACTTCTAAAGCTACCATCTCTCCAAAAGGATCTTGTATTGCCACCAAGGGTGCCGTCTATTGTATTGCCACCAAGGGCGCCATCTAGTATTCGCAGGACCGAGGATGCCTCAGATAATAGTACAAATGGGGTTAAACAGCTGACTAGTGAGTTTTGCTCAGAAAAATGCACTGGTAATAGTTTGAGCTCGCATTCTGAAACTAGATTAATTGAGCGTACTGACAGTAACTCAGAAGTCTGCAGTAATGCACAACTTGTAGTCTACCAGTGGCCCAGCATGGGAAAGCTAACTACATTTGCACGCAAGGATCTTGACCCGAAGTCGGTTTTAATTTTTGTTACTTCGAATGCCATCAGGAGAGGAGAAGCAGTTAAAATGGTGTATGTATGGGTAGGAGGCGAAAATGAGAGCAGCAAGAGTGTTGACTCTGTCGATTGGCAACAGGTCACTAGTGATTTTCTTCATCTAAAGGGCCTCAGCAATGTTCTTCCTGTCAAG GTTTTCAAGGAGCATGAAGCTGAGAATCTTTTGGAACTACTGAATGTTAGTTAA
- the LOC100283726 gene encoding adenosine 3-phospho 5-phosphosulfate transporter 1 (The RefSeq protein has 1 substitution compared to this genomic sequence), whose protein sequence is MADEAAPRLLPVAADRDKDDRRRWAARCGFAVLGIMSTLLVYGVLQEKIMRVPYGVEKEFFRYSLFLVFCNRITTSMVSAMVLLASKKSLDPVAPLHKYGVVSISNILTTTCQYEALKYVSFPVQTLAKCAKMIPVMIWGTIIMRKKYVAKDYFFAVVVTMGCALFILYPASMDVSPFNKGRESTIWGVSLMLGYLGFDGFTSTFQDKLFKGYDMEIHNQIFYTTVCSCLLSLSGLILQNHLIPAVDFMFRHPDCFSDVVILSSVATASQFFISYTIRTFGALTFATIMTTRQLVSILLSCIWFVHPLSWMQWVGAAIVFVALYTKSFLRSKPQKLAGSSPPRGSSPNPVSNS, encoded by the exons ATGGCGGACGAGGCGGCGCCGAGGCTGCTGCCGGTGGCGGCAGACAGGGACAAGGACGACCGCCGCCGCTGGGCGGCCCGCTGCGGCTTCGCCGTCCTCGGCATCATGAGTACCCTCCTCGTCTACGGCGTCCTCCAG GAGAAGATCATGAGAGTCCCGTATGGAGTGGAGAAGGAGTTCTTCAGATACTCGCTTTTCCTTGTTTTCTGTAACCGCATCACCACATCCATGGTGTCTGCAATGGTGTTACTG GCAAGTAAGAAATCCTTGGACCCTGTGGCTCCGCTACACAAATATGGTGTTGTCTCCATATCAAATATACTGACCACTACCTGCCAGTATGAG GCCCTCAAGTATGTAAGCTTCCCTGTCCAAACGCTTGCCAAATGCGCCAAGATGATACCTGTCATG ATCTGGGGCACAATAATAATGAGAAAGAAGTATGTTGCAAAAGATTACTTCTTTTCTGTCGTCGTGACTATGGGTTGCGCATTGTTCATTCTATATCCG GCGTCGATGGATGTGAGTCCATTTAATAAAGGCAGAGAAAGCACTATTTGGGGTGTTTCACTCATGCTCGGTTATCTTGG TTTTGATGGGTTCACAAGCACGTTCCAAGATAAACTCTTCAAAGGGTATGACATGGAAATACACAACCAAATATTCTACACAACAGTCTGCTCTTGTCTTCTTAGTTTAAGCG GGCTGATTCTCCAGAATCATCTGATTCCAGCTGTGGATTTTATGTTCCGTCACCCAGATTGCTTCTCCGATGTTGTAATCCTGTCCAGC GTTGCAACAGCGAGTCAGTTCTTCATATCCTACACCATTCGGACATTTGGCGCTCTCACATTTGCTACCATAATGACAACTAGACAG CTTGTGAGCATATTGCTGTCCTGCATCTGGTTTGTACATCCTCTCAGCTGGATGCAGTGGGTTGGCGCG GCCATTGTGTTCGTAGCCCTATACACAAAGAGCTTCCTGAGGAGTAAACCGCAGAAGCTAGCGGGGTCAAGCCCGCCACGTGGTTCCAGTCCGAACCCTGTTAGCAATAGTTGA
- the LOC541880 gene encoding protein-tyrosine-phosphatase MKP1 isoform X1 gives MATPDDGPAPAGGRKFWRSVSWSEAREPPPPAPPDVAGGQSRRGLPPPPLTPRSMSSKARSCLPPLQPLAITRRSLDEWPKAGSDDVGEWPNPTTPGASRAGGGGGGSSPAKPGEGLRLDLSSLRSQGRKDQIAFFDKECSKVADHVYLGGDAVAKNRDILRKNGITHVLNCVGFVCPEYFKSDLVYRTLWLQDSPTEDITSILYDVFDYFEDVREQGGRVLVHCCQGVSRSTSLVIAYLMWREGQSFDDAFQFVKAARGIANPNMGFACQLLQCQKRVHAIPLSPNSVLRMYRMAPHSQYAPLHLVPKMLNDPSPATLDSRGAFIVHVLSSLYVWVGMKCDPVMEKDAKAAAFQVVRYEKVQGHIKVVREGLEPQEFWDAFSSMPPNSDSNTKISKDQIDSASKSDPGSRKNESYDADFELVYKAITGGVVPAFSTSGAGDETHLPARESSWSLLRHKFISRSLARVYSDSALMKDFDPRVQHLAAEASTSPPFLSPSSLSSDSSVSSKYSSDSPSLSPTTGSPPSFGLSPASSNLTHALVPSSRSPLSQSSNEGASKPSGMESIHSPSKTSSIAERRGGFTLLKLPSLQKDLVLPPRVPSIVLPPRAPSSIRRTEDASDNSTNGVKQLTSEFCSEKCTGNSLSSHSETRLIERTDSNSEVCSNAQLVVYQWPSMGKLTTFARKDLDPKSVLIFVTSNAIRRGEAVKMVYVWVGGENESSKSVDSVDWQQVTSDFLHLKGLSNVLPVKVFKEHEAENLLELLNVS, from the exons ATGGCGACCCCCGACGACGGCCCGGCGCCGGCCGGGGGGCGCAAGTTCTGGCGCTCCGTGTCGTGGTCCGAGGCGCgggagccgccgccgccggccccgCCGGACGTCGCGGGCGGGCAGTCCCGCCGCggcttgccgccgccgccgctcaccCCGCGGTCGATGAGCTCCAAGGCGCGGTCGTGCCTCCCGCCGCTGCAGCCGCTCGCCATCACCCGCCGCAGCCTGGACGAGTGGCCCAAGGCGGGGTCCGACGACGTTGGCGAGTGGCCCAACCCCACCACGCCGGGCGCCTccagggcgggcggcggcgggggCGGGTCCTCCCCCGCCAAGCCCGGGGAGGGGCTCCGCCTCGACCTCTCCTCGCTCCGGTCGCAGGGGCGCAAGGACCAGATCGCCTTCTTCGACAAGGAGTGCTCCAAGGTCGCCGACCACGTCTACCTCGGCGGCGACGCCGTCGCCAAGAACCGCGACATCCTCAGGAAGAACGGCATCACCCACGTGCTCAACTGTGTGGGCTTTGTCTGCCCGGAGTACTTCAAGTCGGACCTAGTCTACCGCACCCTCTGGCTGCAGGACAGCCCCACCGAGGACATCACCAGCATCCTGTACGACGTGTTTGACTACTTCGAGGACGTCAGGGAGCAGGGCGGCCGCGTGCTTGTGCATTGCTGCCagggggtgtcacgctccacgtcGCTGGTCATCGCCTACTTGATGTGGAGGGAAGGCCAGAGCTTCGATGACGCCTTCCAGTTTGTCAAGGCTGCCCGGGGGATCGCAAATCCAAACATGGGCTTTGCATGCCAGCTTCTCCAGTGCCAGAAGCGTGTGCATGCGATTCCGCTGTCACCAAATTCAGTGCTCAGGATGTACCGCATGGCGCCTCACTCCCAGTATGCCCCTCTGCATTTGGTGCCCAAAATGCTCAACGACCCATCCCCAGCCACCCTTGACTCTAGAGGCGCGTTCATTGTGCATGTTCTCTCGTCGCTCTATGTCTGGGTTGGAATGAAGTGTGATCCGGTAATGGAAAAGGATGCAAAGGCTGCTGCGTTTCAGGTAGTGAGGTATGAGAAGGTGCAGGGGCACATCAAGGTTGTGAGAGAAGGTCTGGAGCCGCAGGAGTTCTGGGATGCATTTTCAAGTATGCCACCTAATTCAGATAGTAATACAAAGATTAGCAAGGACCAGATCGATTCAGCATCCAAGAGTGACCCAGGAAGCCGGAAAAATGAGTCCTATGACGCTGATTTTGAGCTTGTCTACAAAGCAATCACTGGGGGAGTGGTCCCTGCATTTTCAACTTCTGGGGCTGGTGATGAGACCCATCTTCCAGCTAGAGAAAGTAGCTGGAGTTTACTGAGGCACAAGTTTATCTCCAGGTCGCTAGCTCGTGTTTATTCAGATTCTGCTCTAATGAAGGATTTTGATCCACGGGTACAACACCTGGCTGCTGAGGCATCAACCTCACCTCCTTTCCTTTCTCCAAGCTCCTTATCATCGGATTCAAGTGTCAGCTCGAAGTATAGTTCAGACTCACCCTCCTTATCACCTACAACTGGCTCTCCACCATCATTTGGCCTCTCGCCTGCTTCATCTAATCTGACACATGCTTTGGTGCCATCATCCAGGTCTCCCCTTTCTCAATCATCTAATGAAGGAGCTTCAAAGCCTTCTGGCATGGAATCAATACACTCTCCTTCCAAGACCTCTTCTATAGCAGAAAGGAGAGGAGGCTTCACACTTCTAAAGCTACCATCTCTCCAAAAGGATCTTGTATTGCCACCAAGGGTGCCGTCTATTGTATTGCCACCAAGGGCGCCATCTAGTATTCGCAGGACCGAGGATGCCTCAGATAATAGTACAAATGGGGTTAAACAGCTGACTAGTGAGTTTTGCTCAGAAAAATGCACTGGTAATAGTTTGAGCTCGCATTCTGAAACTAGATTAATTGAGCGTACTGACAGTAACTCAGAAGTCTGCAGTAATGCACAACTTGTAGTCTACCAGTGGCCCAGCATGGGAAAGCTAACTACATTTGCACGCAAGGATCTTGACCCGAAGTCGGTTTTAATTTTTGTTACTTCGAATGCCATCAGGAGAGGAGAAGCAGTTAAAATGGTGTATGTATGGGTAGGAGGCGAAAATGAGAGCAGCAAGAGTGTTGACTCTGTCGATTGGCAACAGGTCACTAGTGATTTTCTTCATCTAAAGGGCCTCAGCAATGTTCTTCCTGTCAAG GTTTTCAAGGAGCATGAAGCTGAGAATCTTTTGGAACTACTGAATGTTAGTTAA
- the dhar1 gene encoding glutathione dehydroascorbate reductase1: MAAVEVCVKAAAGNPDTLGDCPFSQRVLLTLEEKKVPYEVKLVDLGNKPEWFLNISPEGKVPLFNGGDGKCIADSDVITQVIEEKFPTPSLVTPPEYASVGSKIFPAFVKFLKSKDASDGSEKALLDELQALDDHLKAHGPYINGENVSATDLSLGPKLFHLQIALEHFKGWKIPENLTNVHAYTKALFSRESFVKTKPSEEHVIAGWAPKVNA, from the exons ATGGCCGCCGTGGAGGTGTGCGTGAAGGCCGCCGCGGGGAACCCCGACACGCTCGGCGATT GCCCGTTCTCGCAGAGGGTGCTGCTCACGCTGGAGGAGAAGAAGGTCCCGTACGAGGTGAAGCTCGTCGACCTCGGCAACAAGCCCGAATG GTTTCTGAACATCAGCCCAGAGGGTAAGGTGCCTTTGTTCAACGGTGGAGATGGCAAATGCATTGCTGATTCTGATGTAATCACCCAAGTCATTGAGGAGAAGTTCCCGACTCCTTCTCTGGTCACCCCTCCAGAATATGCATCAGT GGGATCAAAGATTTTCCCAGCCTTTGTCAAGTTCTTGAAGAGCAAGGATGCTAGTGATGGGTCAGAGAAGGCGCTTCTGGATGAGCTGCAGGCACTGGATGATCATCTCAAAGCTCAT GGCCCCTACATAAATGGGGAGAACGTGTCAGCGACTGATCTTAGCCTGGGGCCAAAGCTTTTCCACCTACAGATCGCACTGGAGCATTTCAAAGGCTGGAAGATCCCAGAAAACCTAACCAATGTCCATGCCTACACCAAG GCTCTTTTCAGCCGTGAATCTTTTGTCAAGACTAAGCCATCCGAGGAGCACGTGATTGCGGGATGGGCGCCCAAGGTGAATGCATAA
- the dhar2 gene encoding glutathione dehydroascorbate reductase2 precursor yields MAIGHKNTTKVALLVLLLSLMLSLTASVARNLQWRLSVATAVEVCVKAAVGAPDKLGDCPFSQRVLLTLEEKKVPYRMRLIDLSNKPGWFLKISPEGKVPVYNSGDGKWIANSDVITQVIEEKYPAPSLATPPEYASVGSKIFPSFVKFLMSKDASDDGSEEALVRELQALEEHLKAHGRPYISGERVTAADLSLAPKLFHLVVALEHFKGWKVPESMSSVHAYTQAMFSRESFIKTKPTKEHLIAGWAAKVPKPPNLVVPCWLI; encoded by the exons ATGGCTATAGGGCACAAGAACACCACCAAAGTGGCGCTCCTAGTTCTGCTGCTGTCATTGATGCTCTCTTTGACAGCGTCAGTGGCGCGCAATCTCCAATGGCGACTGTCCGTCGCTACGGCTGTGGAGGTGtgcgtgaaggctgctgtcggggCTCCTGACAAGCTTGGCGACT GTCCCTTCTCACAAAGGGTGCTGCTCACTCTGGAGGAGAAGAAGGTCCCTTACCGGATGAGGCTCATTGACCTCAGTAACAAGCCTGGATG GTTTCTGAAGATCAGCCCAGAGGGCAAGGTGCCCGTGTACAACAGCGGCGATGGCAAATGGATTGCTAATTCTGATGTGATCACCCAAGTCATCGAGGAGAAGTACCCAGCCCCGTCTCTGGCGACGCCTCCAGAATACGCATCAGT GGGATCGAAGATTTTCCCATCCTTCGTCAAGTTCTTGATGAGCAAGGATGCCAGCGACGACGGTTCGGAAGAGGCACTTGTGCGTGAGCTGCAGGCGCTGGAGGAGCATCTCAAAGCCCAC GGGCGTCCCTACATCAGCGGGGAGAGAGTAACAGCCGCCGACCTCAGCCTGGCGCCGAAGCTCTTCCACCTGGTGGTGGCGCTGGAGCATTTCAAGGGCTGGAAGGTGCCAGAAAGCATGTCCAGCGTCCACGCCTACACCCAG GCTATGTTCAGCCGCGAATCTTTCATCAAGACTAAGCCCACCAAGGAGCACTTGATCGCGGGATGGGCGGCGAAGGTGCCCAAGCCGCCCAACCTCGTCGTGCCTTGCTGGCTCATCTGA
- the LOC541929 gene encoding legumin-like protein: MAPVDLTPKQPRKAYGGDGGAYYEWSPADLPMLGVASIGAAKLSLAAGGLALPSYSDSAKVAYVLQGTGTCGIVLPEATKEKVVAVKEGDALALPFGVVTWWHNGPAAPTPLTVLFLGDTSKGHRPGQFTNFQLTGATGIFTGFSTEFVSRAWDLPEADAAALVSSQPASGIVRASSSPLPAPSPRDREGVALNCLEAPLDVDIPGGGRVVVLNTANLPLVKEVGLGADLVRIDAHSMCSPGFSCDSAYQVTYIVRGSGRVQVVGPDGVRVLETRVEGGFLFIVPRFHVVSKIADASGMEWFSIITTPNPIFSHLAGKTSVWKAISAEVLQASFNTTPEMEKLFRSKRLDSEIFFAPPSN, encoded by the exons ATGGCACCTGTAGATCTAACCCCCAAGCAGCCCAGGAAGGCctacggcggcgacggcggcgcctACTACGAGTGGAGCCCCGCCGACCTGCCCATGCTCGGCGTCGCCTCCATCGGCGCAGCCAAGCTCTCGCTCGCCGCCGGCGGGCTCGCGCTCCCCAGCTACTCCGACTCAGCCAAGGTCGCCTACGTCCTCCAAG GCACGGGCACCTGCGGCATCGTCCTCCCAGAGGCGACGAAGGAGAAGGTGGTGGCCGTGAAGGAGGGCGACGCGCTGGCGCTGCCCTTCGGCGTGGTGACGTGGTGGCACAACGGCCCCGCCGCGCCGACCCCGCTCACGGTGCTCTTCCTCGGCGACACCTCCAAGGGCCACAGGCCGGGGCAATTCACCAACTTCCAGCTGACGGGCGCGACCGGCATCTTCACGGGCTTCTCCACCGAGTTCGTGTCGCGCGCGTGGGACCTTCCGGAGGCGGACGCGGCGGCGCTGGTGTCGAGCCAGCCGGCCTCGGGCATCGTCCGGGCGTCCTCGTCCCCGCTGCCGGCGCCGTCGCCGCGGGACCGCGAGGGGGTGGCGCTCAACTGCCTGGAGGCGCCGCTGGACGTGGACATCCCGGGCGGGGGCCGCGTCGTGGTGCTCAACACGGCCAACCTGCCGCTGGTCAAGGAGGTCGGGCTGGGCGCCGACCTGGTCCGCATCGACGCCCACTCCATGTGCTCCCCGGGCTTCTCGTGCGACTCGGCGTACCAGGTCACCTACATCGTCCGCGGCAGCGGCCGCGTCCAGGTGGTCGGGCCCGACGGGGTGCGCGTCCTGGAGACGCGCGTCGAGGGCGGCTTCCTCTTCATCGTGCCCCGCTTCCACGTCGTCTCCAAGATCGCCGACGCGTCCGGCATGGAGTGGTTCTCCATCATCACCACCCCCAA cccGATCTTCAGCCACCTGGCCGGGAAGACGTCGGTGTGGAAGGCCATCTCGGCGGAGGTGCTGCAGGCGTCGTTCAACACCACGCCGGAGATGGAGAAGCTGTTCCGGTCCAAGAGGCTCGACTCGGAGATCTTCTTCGCTCCCCCATCCAACTGA